One Phoenix dactylifera cultivar Barhee BC4 unplaced genomic scaffold, palm_55x_up_171113_PBpolish2nd_filt_p 001408F, whole genome shotgun sequence genomic window carries:
- the LOC120108582 gene encoding ABC transporter C family member 2-like isoform X3 yields the protein MGFEPLAWYCWPVEDGVWTTAVENAFGAYTPCGIETLVVCISHLVLFAACVYRIWRTNKDFTIRRFCLRSRAYNYMLGLLATYCTAEPLLRLIMGMSIANLDGQTSLAPFEIVSLLIEASSWCCVLIMIGVEAIIYICEFRWYVRFAVIYVLIGQISMFNLVLSVREYYDRSIFYLYVSEIASQILFGILMLVYIPSLNPYPGYTSIRNEVFVDNTGYEALPGGEQICPERHGNILSRILFSWMTPLMQQGYKRPITEKDIWKLDTWDQTETLNSRFWKCWAEESQRPKPWLLRALHRSLGGRFWLGGFFKIGNDASQFVGPLILNHLLESMQEEDPSWNGYIYAFGIFAGVALGALFEAQYFQNVMRVGFRLRSTLVAAVFRKSLKLSHVGRRKFATGKITNLMTTDAEALQQVCQQLHNVWSAPFRITIAIVLLYKQLGAASLVGSFMLVLMFPIQTFVISKMKKLSKEGLQCTDKRIGLMNEILAAMDTVKCYAWEQSFQSEVQSIRNDELSWFRRAQLLAAFNSFILNSIPVVVTVSSFGMYSLLGGDLTPAKAFTSLSLFSVLRFPLFMLPNVITQILRTNLSGI from the exons ATGGGTTTTGAGCCGCTGGCCTGGTACTGCTGGCCGGTCGAGGACGGGGTCTGGACGACGGCGGTGGAGAATGCTTTTGGAGCATACACGCCCTGCGGCATCGAGACCCTGGTCGTTTGCATCTCCCATCTGGTTCTTTTCGCTGCTTGTGTCTACCGGATATGGAGGACCAATAAAGATTTCACTATTCGGAGATTCTGTCTGAGGTCCCGGGCTTACAATTACATGTTGGGGCTGCTGGCCACGTACTGCACTGCAGAGCCTTTGCTTAGGCTGATTATGGGCATGTCAATTGCGAATCTGGATGGACAGACTAGTCTTGCTCCCTTTGAG ATAGTTTCACTGCTCATTGAGGCTTCCTCTTGGTGTTGTGTGCTTATTATGATTGGAGTAGAGGCTATAATCTACATCTGTGAGTTCCGGTGGTACGTCCGGTTTGCAGTTATCTACGTTCTGATTGGGCAAATTTCTATGTTCAATCTTGTTCTCTCAGTGAGAGAGTATTATGATAG GTCAATCTTCTATTTGTATGTTAGTGAGATAGCAAGCCAG ATTTTGTTTGGAATCCTAATGCTGGTCTATATTCCCAGTTTGAATCCTTACCCAGGATATACTTCAATTAGAAATGAGGTGTTTGTTGACAACACAGGTTATGAAGCACTTCCTGGGGGAGAGCAGATTTGTCCCGAGAGGCATGGCAATATATTGTCCA GGATATTGTTTTCATGGATGACTCCCCTCATGCAACAAGGGTATAAAAGGCCTATTACTGAGAAGGATATTTGGAAATTAGATACATGGGATCAGACAGAGACATTGAATAGCAG GTTCTGGAAATGCTGGGCTGAAGAATCCCAGAGACCCAAACCATGGCTTTTGAGAGCACTGCATCGTAGTCTTGGGGGAAG ATTTTGGCTGGGAGGATTTTTCAAG ATTGGTAATGATGCTTCTCAATTTGTGGGCCCACTAATATTGAATCACCTCTTGGAG TCTATGCAAGAAGAAGATCCATCTTGGAATGGCTACATTTATGCCTTTGGAATTTTTGCTGGAGTG GCATTGGGTGCACTATTTGAAGCACAGTACTTTCAGAATGTTATGCGAGTTGGCTTCAGACTGAGGTCTACCTTG GTTGCAGCTGTTTTTCGCAAATCACTAAAACTATCACATGTGGGTCGTAGGAAATTTGCAACAGGgaagataacaaatttgatgaCTACTGATGCAGAAGCACTCCAG CAAGTCTGCCAACAGCTTCACAATGTATGGTCGGCTCCTTTTCGTATTACCATAGCTATTGTACTGTTGTACAAACAGCTAGGTGCTGCATCACTTGTTGGCTCATTTATGCTGGTTCTCATGTTCCCAATACAG ACATTTGTAATAAGCAAAATGAAGAAACTGTCAAAGGAGGGCTTGCAATGTACTGACAAGCGCATTGGTCTTATGAATGAGATATTGGCTGCTATGGATACCGTGAA ATGTTATGCGTGGGAGCAAAGTTTCCAGTCAGAAGTGCAGAGCATTCGCAATGATGAGCTCTCATGGTTCCGTAGGGCTCAGCTATTAGCAGCA TTCAATAGTTTTATTCTGAATAGCATACCAGTTGTTGTTACAGTCTCATCATTTGGGATGTACTCTTTACTTGGGGGGGATCTGACACCTGCAAAAGCATTTACGTCACTGTCACTGTTTTCGGTATTAAGGTTTCCTCTGTTCATGCTCCCTAATGTGATAACTCAG
- the LOC120108582 gene encoding ABC transporter C family member 2-like isoform X4, whose translation MGFEPLAWYCWPVEDGVWTTAVENAFGAYTPCGIETLVVCISHLVLFAACVYRIWRTNKDFTIRRFCLRSRAYNYMLGLLATYCTAEPLLRLIMGMSIANLDGQTSLAPFEIVSLLIEASSWCCVLIMIGVEAIIYICEFRWYVRFAVIYVLIGQISMFNLVLSVREYYDRSIFYLYVSEIASQILFGILMLVYIPSLNPYPGYTSIRNEVFVDNTGYEALPGGEQICPERHGNILSRILFSWMTPLMQQGYKRPITEKDIWKLDTWDQTETLNSRFWKCWAEESQRPKPWLLRALHRSLGGRFWLGGFFKIGNDASQFVGPLILNHLLESMQEEDPSWNGYIYAFGIFAGVALGALFEAQYFQNVMRVGFRLRSTLVAAVFRKSLKLSHVGRRKFATGKITNLMTTDAEALQQVCQQLHNVWSAPFRITIAIVLLYKQLGAASLVGSFMLVLMFPIQTFVISKMKKLSKEGLQCTDKRIGLMNEILAAMDTVKCYAWEQSFQSEVQSIRNDELSWFRRAQLLAAFNSFILNSIPVVVTVSSFGMYSLLGGDLTPAKAFTSLSLFSVLRFPLFMLPNVITQQTIYHWL comes from the exons ATGGGTTTTGAGCCGCTGGCCTGGTACTGCTGGCCGGTCGAGGACGGGGTCTGGACGACGGCGGTGGAGAATGCTTTTGGAGCATACACGCCCTGCGGCATCGAGACCCTGGTCGTTTGCATCTCCCATCTGGTTCTTTTCGCTGCTTGTGTCTACCGGATATGGAGGACCAATAAAGATTTCACTATTCGGAGATTCTGTCTGAGGTCCCGGGCTTACAATTACATGTTGGGGCTGCTGGCCACGTACTGCACTGCAGAGCCTTTGCTTAGGCTGATTATGGGCATGTCAATTGCGAATCTGGATGGACAGACTAGTCTTGCTCCCTTTGAG ATAGTTTCACTGCTCATTGAGGCTTCCTCTTGGTGTTGTGTGCTTATTATGATTGGAGTAGAGGCTATAATCTACATCTGTGAGTTCCGGTGGTACGTCCGGTTTGCAGTTATCTACGTTCTGATTGGGCAAATTTCTATGTTCAATCTTGTTCTCTCAGTGAGAGAGTATTATGATAG GTCAATCTTCTATTTGTATGTTAGTGAGATAGCAAGCCAG ATTTTGTTTGGAATCCTAATGCTGGTCTATATTCCCAGTTTGAATCCTTACCCAGGATATACTTCAATTAGAAATGAGGTGTTTGTTGACAACACAGGTTATGAAGCACTTCCTGGGGGAGAGCAGATTTGTCCCGAGAGGCATGGCAATATATTGTCCA GGATATTGTTTTCATGGATGACTCCCCTCATGCAACAAGGGTATAAAAGGCCTATTACTGAGAAGGATATTTGGAAATTAGATACATGGGATCAGACAGAGACATTGAATAGCAG GTTCTGGAAATGCTGGGCTGAAGAATCCCAGAGACCCAAACCATGGCTTTTGAGAGCACTGCATCGTAGTCTTGGGGGAAG ATTTTGGCTGGGAGGATTTTTCAAG ATTGGTAATGATGCTTCTCAATTTGTGGGCCCACTAATATTGAATCACCTCTTGGAG TCTATGCAAGAAGAAGATCCATCTTGGAATGGCTACATTTATGCCTTTGGAATTTTTGCTGGAGTG GCATTGGGTGCACTATTTGAAGCACAGTACTTTCAGAATGTTATGCGAGTTGGCTTCAGACTGAGGTCTACCTTG GTTGCAGCTGTTTTTCGCAAATCACTAAAACTATCACATGTGGGTCGTAGGAAATTTGCAACAGGgaagataacaaatttgatgaCTACTGATGCAGAAGCACTCCAG CAAGTCTGCCAACAGCTTCACAATGTATGGTCGGCTCCTTTTCGTATTACCATAGCTATTGTACTGTTGTACAAACAGCTAGGTGCTGCATCACTTGTTGGCTCATTTATGCTGGTTCTCATGTTCCCAATACAG ACATTTGTAATAAGCAAAATGAAGAAACTGTCAAAGGAGGGCTTGCAATGTACTGACAAGCGCATTGGTCTTATGAATGAGATATTGGCTGCTATGGATACCGTGAA ATGTTATGCGTGGGAGCAAAGTTTCCAGTCAGAAGTGCAGAGCATTCGCAATGATGAGCTCTCATGGTTCCGTAGGGCTCAGCTATTAGCAGCA TTCAATAGTTTTATTCTGAATAGCATACCAGTTGTTGTTACAGTCTCATCATTTGGGATGTACTCTTTACTTGGGGGGGATCTGACACCTGCAAAAGCATTTACGTCACTGTCACTGTTTTCGGTATTAAGGTTTCCTCTGTTCATGCTCCCTAATGTGATAACTCAG CAAACAATTTATCATTGGTTGTAG